The Blautia hydrogenotrophica DSM 10507 genome window below encodes:
- a CDS encoding ECF transporter S component, whose translation MSRRRVMTNILLVLLALGLIWLGIRLFQDRRYNLISVLMALSACVPFYYAYEKREGSIRRMVLLAVMTALAVAGRFIFAMLPGFKPVTAIVILSGMYMGAEAGFLVGSLTAIISNMFFGQGPWTPFQMFAWGIIGMIAGLPVMRNVLKRKPALIVYGIFTGFLYSALMDVWTVLSMDGTFNLWLYLAAMLRAAPVTIEYMTANVVFLLLAAGPIGRKLERVRVKHGIFDE comes from the coding sequence ATGAGCAGACGGAGAGTGATGACAAATATACTTTTGGTGCTGCTGGCGTTGGGGCTGATCTGGCTGGGAATCCGGCTGTTTCAGGACCGGAGATACAACCTGATCTCTGTACTCATGGCCCTGTCCGCCTGTGTGCCTTTTTATTATGCCTATGAAAAACGGGAGGGCAGTATCCGCCGGATGGTGCTGCTGGCCGTCATGACGGCTCTGGCCGTGGCTGGGCGTTTTATCTTTGCCATGCTGCCGGGTTTTAAACCAGTGACAGCCATCGTGATTCTCTCTGGGATGTATATGGGAGCGGAGGCAGGATTTCTGGTGGGTTCTCTGACAGCCATCATCTCGAATATGTTTTTCGGTCAGGGACCCTGGACCCCCTTTCAGATGTTTGCTTGGGGAATCATCGGCATGATTGCCGGCCTTCCCGTGATGAGAAACGTGCTGAAGAGAAAACCGGCACTGATCGTATACGGGATTTTTACAGGATTTCTCTACTCCGCCTTGATGGATGTCTGGACTGTTCTGTCCATGGACGGAACCTTTAACCTGTGGCTTTATCTGGCGGCGATGCTCAGAGCTGCCCCGGTGACGATAGAGTATATGACTGCAAATGTGGTGTTTCTGCTGCTGGCGGCGGGGCCGATCGGGCGAAAACTGGAACGGGTTCGCGTAAAGCACGGTATTTTTGATGAATAA
- a CDS encoding energy-coupling factor transporter transmembrane component T, whose translation MSNFGSYHPGVLFLYYMMVLLFAMFSVQPVVLVCILAGGIFFFGMLKPLRELARNLAYYFFLFLLLAVVNPLFVHNGETILFFMNDNPITLEAFFYGMIVAVMIIAVMFWCKNYNEIMTSDKFIYLFGKVTPRLSLVLSMALRFIPLFRRQIGAISKTQKAMGLYSTESRTDRVLGGMRLFDSLLSWSIENSLDTADAMKARGYGLPGRVNFSMFQFRKRDGVLLGVILLLGIFIMAGFFCGQFDFYFYPVMDEIPKTVRAVCLYGCVLVFMTLPTLLEIKEKLQWNYLKSKI comes from the coding sequence TGCTGTTCGCCATGTTCAGTGTTCAGCCGGTGGTCCTGGTCTGTATTCTGGCGGGAGGCATCTTCTTTTTTGGGATGCTGAAACCGCTGCGGGAACTGGCGCGGAACCTGGCTTACTATTTTTTTCTGTTTCTGCTGCTGGCGGTGGTAAATCCGCTGTTCGTCCACAATGGTGAGACGATTTTGTTTTTTATGAATGACAATCCCATTACACTGGAGGCTTTCTTCTATGGAATGATCGTGGCTGTGATGATTATCGCCGTCATGTTCTGGTGTAAAAATTACAATGAGATTATGACTTCTGATAAATTTATCTATCTGTTCGGAAAGGTCACTCCTAGATTGTCCCTGGTTTTGTCCATGGCACTCAGGTTCATCCCTTTGTTCAGGAGGCAGATTGGGGCGATCAGCAAGACGCAGAAAGCCATGGGGCTGTATTCCACGGAGAGCCGGACAGACCGTGTGCTAGGAGGAATGCGACTGTTTGACAGCCTGCTGTCCTGGTCCATTGAGAATTCTCTGGACACGGCAGACGCCATGAAAGCCAGAGGCTATGGTTTGCCGGGGAGAGTGAATTTTTCCATGTTTCAGTTCCGAAAACGAGATGGTGTCCTGCTGGGTGTTATTTTATTACTGGGAATTTTCATCATGGCAGGATTTTTTTGCGGACAGTTTGATTTTTATTTTTATCCGGTTATGGATGAAATTCCGAAAACAGTCAGGGCGGTCTGTCTGTACGGCTGTGTTCTCGTGTTTATGACACTTCCGACCCTGTTGGAGATAAAGGAGAAGCTTCAATGGAATTACTTAAAGTCGAAAATCTGA
- a CDS encoding ABC transporter ATP-binding protein: MELLKVENLSFTYPGQDKPALRQVSFTVNSGEFVVLCGESGCGKTTLLRLLKRELAPHGERTGEISYLGCPQQELDERTAACEIGFVMQNPENQIVMDKVWHELAFGLENMGLPQQKIRRRVGEMACFFGIDEWFRKETHHLSGGQKQLLNLASIMAMQPKLLILDEPTSQLDPIAASDFIGTLVKLNRELGTTILMTEHRLEEVFPAADKAGVMEEGKMLLWDVPRTVGKRLREIRENHKMLVGLPSAVRIYNALDVPEAECPLTVREGREFLDAYFTNQVRQKKEAAQQLMPGEETALLLKNVWFRYERETPDILEGVKLEIKKGEIVSILGGNGSGKTTLLSVIAGLNRAYRGKIRVFGKKIKSYKGNELYRGTLGLLPQNPQSVFLRETVREDYHELKKVMGDTEQEMEEKIARIAKLLKIEELLDQHPYDLSGGQQQKAALGKILLLQPKLLLLDEPTKGIDAYSKFRLMELMRRLQSEGITILMVTHDVEFAASVSNRCAMFFDRELTSVDPPEEFFCDNSFYTTAANRIARQMYDGVVTCEDVVGLCKENGRKKL; encoded by the coding sequence ATGGAATTACTTAAAGTCGAAAATCTGAGTTTTACGTATCCAGGACAGGACAAACCGGCTTTGCGGCAGGTGTCTTTTACAGTTAACAGCGGAGAATTCGTGGTACTGTGCGGAGAGTCCGGTTGCGGAAAGACGACGCTTTTGCGTCTGCTAAAGAGAGAACTCGCACCTCACGGGGAGAGAACCGGTGAAATTTCCTATCTGGGATGTCCTCAGCAGGAGCTGGACGAACGCACGGCGGCCTGCGAGATTGGTTTTGTGATGCAGAACCCAGAGAATCAGATTGTGATGGATAAAGTGTGGCATGAATTGGCCTTTGGCCTGGAAAATATGGGGCTTCCCCAGCAAAAGATACGCCGGAGAGTTGGGGAGATGGCCTGTTTTTTCGGCATCGACGAATGGTTCCGAAAGGAGACTCACCATCTGTCTGGCGGACAGAAGCAGCTTCTAAACCTGGCCTCCATCATGGCTATGCAGCCGAAACTGCTGATTCTGGACGAACCGACCTCTCAGCTGGACCCCATAGCGGCTTCCGATTTCATTGGTACGTTGGTGAAGCTGAACCGGGAGTTGGGGACGACGATTCTGATGACAGAGCACCGTCTGGAAGAAGTATTTCCTGCTGCGGACAAGGCAGGGGTCATGGAAGAGGGAAAGATGCTTCTGTGGGATGTTCCGCGGACTGTGGGAAAGCGTCTGCGGGAAATTCGGGAGAACCACAAAATGCTGGTGGGTCTGCCCAGTGCGGTGCGCATATACAATGCGCTGGACGTGCCGGAGGCGGAATGTCCCCTGACGGTGCGGGAGGGGAGAGAATTTCTGGACGCCTATTTCACCAATCAGGTGCGGCAGAAGAAGGAAGCGGCTCAGCAGCTCATGCCAGGAGAGGAGACTGCGCTGCTTTTGAAAAATGTGTGGTTCCGCTATGAGAGAGAGACGCCGGACATTCTAGAAGGGGTGAAGCTGGAGATCAAAAAGGGAGAGATCGTCAGCATCCTGGGCGGCAATGGTTCCGGCAAGACGACGCTCCTGAGCGTGATAGCCGGCCTGAACCGGGCATACCGGGGAAAAATCCGAGTCTTTGGAAAAAAGATAAAATCCTACAAAGGAAATGAACTGTATCGGGGCACGTTGGGGCTGCTCCCCCAGAATCCACAGTCTGTCTTTCTGAGGGAGACGGTGCGGGAGGACTACCATGAGCTGAAAAAAGTCATGGGAGACACAGAGCAGGAGATGGAAGAAAAGATCGCCAGGATTGCGAAGCTTCTAAAGATCGAAGAATTGCTGGACCAGCATCCCTATGATCTGAGCGGCGGACAGCAGCAAAAGGCGGCCCTTGGTAAGATTCTTCTCCTTCAGCCTAAGCTCCTGCTGCTGGATGAACCGACGAAGGGAATCGACGCCTACTCAAAATTCCGGTTGATGGAGCTGATGAGACGGCTGCAGTCGGAGGGAATCACCATCCTGATGGTGACCCACGATGTGGAGTTTGCAGCTTCCGTCTCCAATCGCTGCGCAATGTTCTTTGACCGGGAGCTGACTTCTGTGGACCCCCCGGAAGAATTCTTCTGCGACAATAGTTTTTATACGACGGCGGCAAATCGAATTGCCAGACAAATGTACGATGGCGTCGTGACCTGTGAGGATGTGGTCGGTCTCTGTAAGGAGAATGGGAGAAAGAAGCTATGA